One Brevibacillus choshinensis genomic window carries:
- a CDS encoding GntP family permease: MISMIGLIGGLALLIILTMRGMNLLIVAPFSALVVAVFNGLPLLPQLAAKGEANFVSNYMSGFTGFITSWYLMFLIGAIFGKLMEDSGAADSVSKWIVEKIGMKNAALAIVIACAVLTYGGVSLFVVAFSVYPMAISLFKEANLPRRFIPAALGFGSTTFTMTSAGSPEIQNWIPIEYLHTTPYAGWEVSLIVAVFMMIFGYWWLKRMIMKAVQNGEHFVSRDTDNMEVRENLPNPIVSMIPLLVVLVISFIFHNSLAQSALILALLGGVIATYLLHRRYFQNFWHAVSEGTMGALIAIANTAAVVGFGGVAKATPSFASAVDFMTSIPGSPLIGSAVAVCIIAGLTGSASGGQTIALPLLAPHYTGLGVDPEALHRVVAISSGSLDSLPHGGYVVTTIRAIAGETHKDAYPAFGAMTVIVPIFGVILAVVLFSLGM, translated from the coding sequence ATGATTAGCATGATTGGTTTGATCGGGGGCTTGGCGCTTCTCATTATCCTCACGATGAGAGGGATGAACCTGTTGATCGTGGCTCCTTTTTCAGCTCTGGTCGTCGCCGTTTTCAACGGGCTGCCGCTCCTTCCGCAGCTGGCAGCAAAGGGCGAGGCGAACTTCGTCTCCAACTACATGAGCGGTTTCACGGGATTTATTACTTCCTGGTACTTGATGTTTCTGATTGGCGCCATCTTCGGAAAGCTGATGGAAGACAGCGGTGCTGCGGACAGCGTGTCCAAGTGGATCGTGGAAAAGATCGGGATGAAAAATGCAGCGCTAGCGATCGTCATTGCCTGCGCGGTCCTGACCTACGGGGGCGTGAGCCTGTTCGTCGTAGCCTTCTCCGTCTACCCGATGGCGATCAGCTTGTTTAAAGAGGCGAACCTGCCGCGACGTTTCATTCCGGCAGCACTTGGCTTCGGTTCGACTACTTTTACCATGACATCTGCCGGTTCCCCTGAAATTCAGAACTGGATTCCCATCGAATACTTGCACACCACACCGTATGCAGGCTGGGAAGTCAGCCTGATCGTCGCTGTATTCATGATGATTTTCGGCTATTGGTGGTTAAAACGCATGATTATGAAAGCGGTTCAAAACGGGGAGCACTTCGTCTCTCGGGATACTGACAACATGGAAGTGCGGGAGAATTTGCCCAATCCGATCGTCAGCATGATTCCGCTCTTGGTCGTTCTCGTCATCTCGTTCATCTTCCACAATTCGTTGGCGCAATCTGCGCTGATTCTCGCTTTGCTCGGCGGGGTCATCGCGACGTACCTGCTGCATCGCCGCTATTTTCAAAATTTTTGGCATGCGGTTTCGGAAGGTACCATGGGAGCTCTCATTGCCATTGCGAATACAGCAGCAGTCGTCGGGTTCGGCGGGGTCGCCAAAGCTACACCATCGTTTGCAAGCGCGGTTGACTTCATGACGAGCATCCCGGGCAGCCCGTTGATCGGGAGTGCCGTTGCGGTATGCATCATCGCCGGTCTTACAGGTTCTGCTTCTGGCGGACAGACCATCGCACTGCCATTGCTTGCGCCGCACTACACAGGACTCGGCGTAGATCCGGAAGCGCTGCATCGCGTGGTTGCCATTTCTTCCGGTTCTCTGGATTCGCTGCCGCATGGCGGATATGTCGTGACGACGATTCGCGCAATTGCCGGAGAGACCCACAAAGATGCGTACCCGGCATTTGGCGCCATGACGGTAATCGTGCCGATTTTTGGTGTCATCCTCGCTGTCGTCTTGTTCTCGCTCGGCATGTAA
- the hisD gene encoding histidinol dehydrogenase, giving the protein MARYLKQGKAKDEIAQNDAQVAETVRQTIQQIEQEGDAAVRQLSAKFDKWSPEQFRLTEEQIAEIISGVPEQTIEDIKFAQSNVKRFAEEQRKSMLDIEVETLPGVILGHKNIPVDSVGCYIPGGRYPMVASAHMSVLTAKVAGVKRVIACTPPINGEIPAATVAAMHMAGADEIYILGGIQAMAAMAVGTETIQAVDMLVGPGNAFVAEAKRQLYGRVGIDLFAGPTETLVVADETADAEMIATDILGQGEHGPTSPGALITTSEELAHETIKEIERQLEVLPTADVARVSWRDYGVIILVEDEQEALVEANRLAFEHVEILTKDPDFFLNNMTNYGCLFLGPETNVAYGDKVIGTNHTLPTKGAARYTGGLWVGKFLKTVTYQKVSEEASAYIGEYAARLCQLENFAGHAEQALLRVRRYGKK; this is encoded by the coding sequence ATGGCAAGATACTTGAAACAAGGAAAAGCAAAAGATGAGATCGCGCAAAATGACGCGCAAGTAGCGGAAACGGTCCGCCAAACTATCCAACAAATCGAGCAGGAAGGCGATGCAGCCGTTCGGCAGCTGTCCGCAAAGTTTGATAAGTGGAGCCCGGAGCAGTTTCGCCTGACGGAGGAGCAGATCGCGGAAATCATCAGCGGTGTGCCAGAGCAGACCATTGAGGATATCAAGTTCGCACAGAGCAATGTGAAACGCTTTGCGGAGGAGCAGCGCAAATCCATGCTGGACATCGAGGTGGAAACGCTGCCGGGCGTGATTCTGGGTCACAAAAACATCCCGGTGGACAGCGTGGGCTGCTACATTCCGGGGGGGCGCTATCCGATGGTGGCTTCTGCGCACATGAGTGTCTTGACGGCAAAGGTGGCAGGGGTCAAACGCGTCATCGCTTGCACGCCTCCGATCAACGGAGAAATCCCCGCTGCCACTGTCGCAGCGATGCATATGGCAGGTGCGGATGAAATCTACATTCTCGGCGGCATTCAGGCGATGGCAGCCATGGCGGTCGGGACGGAAACCATCCAGGCGGTAGATATGCTCGTCGGACCAGGAAACGCTTTTGTAGCAGAGGCAAAGCGCCAGCTGTACGGACGCGTCGGCATCGACCTGTTTGCGGGACCTACGGAGACTCTCGTAGTTGCGGATGAGACCGCCGATGCGGAAATGATCGCAACCGATATTCTCGGTCAAGGGGAGCACGGCCCGACTTCTCCGGGAGCGCTGATCACGACCTCCGAGGAGCTGGCTCATGAAACCATCAAAGAAATCGAACGCCAGTTGGAAGTACTGCCGACAGCGGATGTGGCGCGTGTTTCCTGGCGCGACTACGGCGTGATCATTCTGGTAGAGGATGAGCAGGAAGCATTGGTCGAAGCCAACCGCCTGGCATTTGAGCACGTAGAGATTTTGACGAAAGACCCTGATTTCTTCCTGAACAACATGACCAACTACGGCTGCCTCTTCCTCGGCCCAGAAACCAACGTCGCATACGGCGATAAAGTGATCGGGACCAACCATACGCTGCCTACGAAAGGTGCGGCTCGTTATACCGGGGGACTGTGGGTAGGCAAATTCCTGAAGACCGTTACGTATCAAAAAGTGAGCGAAGAAGCGAGCGCCTACATCGGGGAATACGCCGCTCGCCTGTGCCAGCTGGAGAATTTTGCAGGACATGCCGAGCAAGCGCTGCTCCGTGTTCGTCGCTACGGAAAGAAGTAA
- a CDS encoding LacI family DNA-binding transcriptional regulator, whose protein sequence is MKKKSVNAMEVARLAKVSQSTVSRVFTPGSNVSEKTKRKVLEVARELGYRPNALARGLIMNKTNIVGLAMRDIENPFYHEVLGKFTKGLRDRGYHVLFVYTENDEIQQEEITQFLEYSVEGVIVTDAYLSSKVVSQLHENNIPVILFNRYSKDIPCYSVSCDNYAAAQQIARYLHEQGYQNMAFITGRENTSTSQDRQRGFCDFLQGVGMAPIIEKGDFTYEKAYEATLRMLAREVRPDAIFGANDITALGALDAVKAKGLSVPDDIAIVGFDNIKMTSWPSHELTTWEQPVDEMIELTIDTLLNDMKMGSVEPASKLVSGQLIERRTTKKKI, encoded by the coding sequence GTGAAGAAAAAATCGGTAAACGCGATGGAAGTTGCGAGATTGGCCAAAGTCTCCCAATCTACCGTCTCGCGAGTATTTACCCCAGGGTCAAACGTATCCGAAAAAACCAAGAGAAAGGTGCTGGAGGTCGCCAGGGAGCTGGGCTATCGTCCGAATGCACTCGCTCGCGGACTGATCATGAATAAGACCAACATCGTCGGTCTGGCCATGCGGGATATAGAAAATCCGTTCTACCATGAAGTGTTGGGGAAATTTACGAAGGGGCTACGTGACAGGGGCTATCATGTCCTGTTTGTGTATACGGAAAACGACGAGATCCAGCAAGAGGAAATCACCCAATTCCTGGAGTACAGCGTGGAGGGCGTGATCGTGACGGATGCTTACTTGTCATCAAAGGTCGTGTCTCAGCTGCATGAAAACAACATCCCTGTCATCCTGTTCAACCGCTACAGCAAAGACATCCCTTGCTATTCGGTCAGCTGTGACAACTACGCGGCTGCCCAACAGATTGCCCGGTATTTGCACGAGCAAGGCTATCAAAACATGGCATTTATTACGGGACGGGAGAATACCTCCACAAGTCAGGATCGGCAGCGCGGCTTTTGCGATTTTCTGCAGGGGGTAGGGATGGCTCCGATCATTGAAAAGGGCGACTTCACGTATGAAAAAGCGTATGAGGCGACTTTGCGCATGCTTGCGCGAGAGGTGCGGCCGGATGCGATTTTTGGGGCGAATGATATTACGGCGTTGGGAGCGCTCGATGCGGTAAAAGCGAAGGGGCTTTCGGTCCCCGATGACATCGCGATCGTCGGTTTTGATAATATCAAGATGACTTCTTGGCCATCTCATGAGCTGACGACGTGGGAACAGCCCGTAGACGAAATGATTGAATTGACCATCGATACGCTGCTGAATGATATGAAAATGGGGAGCGTCGAACCCGCGTCAAAGCTGGTTTCCGGTCAATTGATCGAGCGTCGGACCACAAAGAAAAAAATTTAA
- the rhaA gene encoding L-rhamnose isomerase yields MNAGVDASYQEAKKLYAKHGIDVEAVLEKLAKMKVSMHCWQGDDVRGFLNRDQELTGGIAVTGNYPGAARTPDELRQDLEKAFSLIPGKHKVNLHAIYADTEEKVEIDRLEPKHFERWVSWAKEQGLGLDFNPTCFSHEKSEDGFTLSHPDPAIRRFWIDHCKASRKIGAYFGEQLGQTCVTNVWIPDGFKDTPVDRLAPRQRLKDSLDEVFREELNPAHNLDAVESKVFGIGSESYVVGSHEFYMGYGVANGKIICLDAGHFHPTETISGKLSSLALFSKGILLHVSRPVRWDSDHVVIMDDELLDTARELVRHDLLGMTHIGLDFFDGSINRIAAWVIGMRNTQKALLRAMLEPTDYLRQVELEGDYTTRLALMEEFKSYPFGAVWDMFCARHNVPVREEWLAEVKQYEQSVLSLRGQWKAALPS; encoded by the coding sequence ATGAATGCAGGAGTAGATGCGAGCTATCAAGAGGCGAAAAAGCTGTACGCAAAGCATGGGATCGATGTTGAGGCCGTCCTGGAAAAGCTGGCGAAGATGAAAGTGTCGATGCATTGCTGGCAAGGGGATGATGTCCGAGGGTTCCTAAATCGCGATCAGGAGCTGACAGGGGGGATCGCCGTCACGGGGAATTATCCGGGCGCGGCACGCACGCCAGATGAGCTTCGGCAGGATCTGGAGAAGGCTTTTTCGCTCATTCCTGGCAAGCACAAAGTCAATCTGCACGCCATATATGCGGATACCGAGGAGAAGGTGGAAATCGATCGGCTGGAACCGAAGCATTTTGAAAGGTGGGTCAGCTGGGCCAAGGAGCAAGGGCTGGGTCTGGACTTCAATCCGACCTGCTTCTCTCATGAAAAATCGGAGGACGGCTTCACGCTCAGTCACCCGGATCCCGCCATTCGCCGGTTTTGGATCGATCACTGCAAGGCATCCCGCAAGATCGGAGCTTATTTTGGCGAGCAGCTGGGGCAGACGTGCGTCACGAACGTCTGGATTCCGGACGGCTTCAAGGACACTCCGGTGGACCGACTCGCGCCACGCCAGCGTCTGAAGGACTCGCTCGACGAAGTATTCCGGGAAGAGCTGAACCCGGCGCACAATCTGGATGCGGTGGAAAGCAAGGTATTTGGGATCGGTTCGGAGAGCTACGTCGTCGGCTCCCACGAATTTTACATGGGCTATGGGGTTGCTAACGGAAAGATCATCTGCCTGGATGCAGGGCATTTCCATCCGACGGAAACCATCTCGGGCAAGCTCTCCTCTCTAGCTCTGTTTTCCAAAGGCATTCTCTTGCACGTCAGCCGTCCGGTGCGCTGGGACAGCGATCACGTGGTCATCATGGACGACGAGCTGCTGGATACCGCACGCGAGCTGGTTCGTCACGACCTGCTAGGGATGACCCACATCGGTCTGGACTTTTTCGACGGCAGCATCAATCGCATCGCGGCATGGGTGATCGGCATGCGCAATACGCAAAAGGCTCTGCTCCGGGCGATGCTGGAGCCGACAGACTATCTGCGCCAGGTAGAGCTAGAGGGAGACTACACCACCCGACTCGCGCTGATGGAAGAATTCAAATCATATCCGTTCGGGGCCGTATGGGATATGTTCTGCGCTCGCCACAATGTACCGGTGCGAGAGGAATGGCTGGCAGAAGTGAAGCAGTACGAGCAATCGGTCCTCTCCCTGCGCGGGCAGTGGAAAGCGGCGCTCCCGTCTTAA